One Nicotiana sylvestris chromosome 12, ASM39365v2, whole genome shotgun sequence genomic window carries:
- the LOC138883170 gene encoding uncharacterized protein, giving the protein MEIPSLRNVVEDEIDDDEWVKTLLEQLSLIDKKRLAAVCHGQLYPQRMARSYNKEVHPRKFEVGQQVLRCILPHQVEAKFKFAPNWQGPFIITRVLSNGALYLTDIEGKCVKMAINFDAVKRYYV; this is encoded by the coding sequence atggaaattccatcccttcgaaatGTCGTGGAGgatgagatcgatgatgatgagtgggtcaaaaccctcttggaacaattgagtttgatcgacaagaaaagattggcagcagtgtgtcatggccaattgtatccaCAAAGAATGGCAAGATCATATAATAAGGAGGTgcatccacggaagtttgaagtaggtcagcaagtGTTAAgatgtatccttccacatcaggttgaggctaAATTCAAGTTTgctccaaactggcaggggccattcatcATAACTAGAGTGTTATCAAATGgagctttgtatttaacagatatagaaggcaaatgtgtaaaaatggccatcaatttcgatgcggtcaagagatactatgtatga